From the Lolium rigidum isolate FL_2022 chromosome 2, APGP_CSIRO_Lrig_0.1, whole genome shotgun sequence genome, one window contains:
- the LOC124686808 gene encoding nuclear ribonuclease Z, with the protein MAKSGKSTEAASTTAPPPPTPSPSVKPKAKKRLEIEGYPVEGISIGGQETCVIFPTLSLAFDIGRCPQRAVSQDFLFISHAHLDHIGGLPMYVATRGLYRLRPPTIFVPKYLKELVERLFDVHRAMDQSELKHTLIPLDVGEEYELRRDLKVKAFKTYHAIPSQGYVIYSVKQKLKQDYLGLPGSEIKRLKLSGVEITNTVTIPEVAFTGDTMSDFILDPDNVDVLKAKILVVESTFLDDSVSIEHAREYGHTHLFEIASHSDKLENKAILLIHFSARYTTEEIDAAISRLPPSFQSRVYALKEGI; encoded by the exons ATGGCTAAGAGCGGCAAGTCGACGGAGGCGGCGAGCAcaacggcccctcctcctccaacccCCTCTCCCTCCGTAAAGCCTAAGGCGAAGAAGCGGCTGGAGATCGAGGGGTACCCTGTGGAGGGCATCTCCATCGGCGGGCAGGAGACCTGCGTCATCTTCCCGACGCTGAGCCTCGCCTTCGACATCGGCCGGTGCCCGCAGCGCGCCGTGTCGCAggacttcctcttcatctcccACGCCCACCTCGACCACATCGGGGGCCTCCCCATGTACGTGGCCACGCGGGGGCTCTATAGGCTGCGCCCGCCCACCATCTTCGTCCCCAAGTACCTCAAGGAGCTCGTCGAGCGGCTGTTCGACGTGCACCGCGCCATGGACCAGTCCGAGCTCAAGCACACCCTCATCCCACTCGACGTTGGCGAGGAGTATGAGCTCAGGAGGGACCTCAAGGTCAAGGCCTTCAAGACCTACCATGCCATACCCAGCCAG GGGTATGTGATATACTCGGTGAAGCAAAAACTTAAGCAGGATTATCTCGGTCTTCCGGGGAGCGAGATCAAAAGGTTGAAGTTATCAGGTGTGGAG ATTACCAATACAGTCACAATACCTGAGGTTGCCTTTACTGGAGATACGATGTCAGATTTCATTCTCGATCCTGATAATGTGGATGTGTTGAAGGCCAAAATTCTTGTAGTGGAG AGTACTTTCCTTGATGATTCTGTTTCCATTGAGCATGCAAGAGAGTATGGGCACACACACTTGTTCGAG ATTGCGAGTCACTCTGATAAGCTTGAAAACAAGGCCATTCTACTAATTCACTTTTCGGCTCGTTATACAACAGAG GAAATTGATGCAGCGATAAGCAGGTTGCCACCATCTTTTCAAAGCAGAGTTTATGCGTTGAAAGAGGGCATCTAA
- the LOC124686809 gene encoding pectate lyase-like produces the protein MERSLQWSRPASLLLFAAAFLAAAAVASAGYNPDPLSVVNHFNRAVQRHASSSPRRTLSEKKKKSKYSGPCLATNPIDRCWRCRKDWATDRQRLARCAKGFGRETTGGLGGKIYIVTDPSDDYKNPVPGTLRWGVVQIEPLWIIFARDMIITTTQEIVIQSNKTIDGRGAQVHLADGGSLTIQNQRNIIIHNLHIHDIKKTEGGDVAVSPNHFTPRTKADGDGVSLFNATDVWIDHLSMSLCEDGMVDVVAASTAVTISNCHLTNHNDVMLFGANDNTPEDKVIQVSVAFNHFGRGLVQRMPRCRYGFFHVVNNDYTHWLMYAIGGSSNPTIISQGNRYIAPPNMAAKQITKRDYAEESVWKNWVWHTEADLMMNNAFFTPSGGNIQQQLNKKDLIKPKPGEYVTRLTRFAGTLACKPGIAC, from the exons ATGGAGCGTAGCCTCCAATGGAGCAGGCCGGCGTCGCTGCTCCTCTTCGCCGCGGCATTCCTGGCTGCGGCGGCCGTGGCGAGCGCGGGGTACAACCCCGACCCCTTGAGCGTCGTCAATCACTTCAACCGCGCCGTCCAGAGGCATGC GTCGAGTAGCCCACGTCGAACGCTgtcagagaagaagaagaagagcaagtacTCGGGGCCGTGCTTGGCGACGAACCCGATCGACCGGTGCTGGCGCTGCCGCAAGGACTGGGCGACGGACCGGCAGCGGCTGGCCCGCTGCGCCAAGGGCTTCGGCCGCGAGACCACTGGCGGGCTCGGGGGCAAGATCTACATCGTCACCGACCCGAGCGACGATTACAAGAACCCGGTGCCCGGCACACTCCGGTGGGGCGTCGTCCAGATTGAGCCGCTGTGGATCATCTTCGCGAGGGACATGATCATCACCACCACCCAGGAGATCGTGATCCAGAGCAACAAGACCATCGACGGGCGCGGGGCTCAGGTGCACCTCGCCGATGGCGGCAGCCTCACCATCCAGAACCAGCGCAATATCATCATCCACAACCTCCACATCCACGACATTAAGAAAACGGAGGGCGGCGATGTGGCGGTGTCACCGAACCACTTCACCCCCCGCACCAAGGCtgacggcgacggcgtctccctcTTCAACGCCACCGACGTGTGGATCGACCACCTCTCCATGTCCCTGTGCGAGGACGGGATGGTCGACGTCGTGGCGGCGTCCACCGCCGTCACCATCTCCAACTGCCACCTCACAAACCACAACGACGTCATGCTCTTCGGCGCCAACGACAACACGCCCGAGGACAAGGTCATCCAGGTCAGCGTCGCCTTCAACCACTTTGGGAGAGGCCTCGTCCAGAGGATGCCCCGATGCCGCTACGGCTTCTTCCACGTCGTCAACAACGACTACACGCACTGGCTCATGTACGCCATTGGAGGCAGTAGCAACCCTACCATCATCAGCCAGGGAAACCGATACATCGCGCCGCCAAACATGGCTGCAAAACAG ATCACCAAGCGCGACTACGCCGAGGAATCCGTGTGGAAGAACTGGGTTTGGCACACAGAGGCCGACCTCATGATGAACAACGCCTTCTTCACTCCATCCGGCGGCAATATCCAGCAGCAGCTAAACAAGAAGGACCTCATCAAGCCCAAGCCAGGGGAATATGTCACGAGGCTCACCCGCTTCGCCGGCACGCTAGCCTGCAAGCCAGGCATTGCCTGCTGA